A genomic stretch from Orcinus orca chromosome 14, mOrcOrc1.1, whole genome shotgun sequence includes:
- the SLC16A9 gene encoding monocarboxylate transporter 9 isoform X2 produces the protein MEFKKPPDGGWGWVIVLASLFTQFLCYGSPLAVGVLYVEWLDAFGEGKGKTAWVGSLASGVGLLASLGCGLLYTATVTITCQYFDSRRGLALGLISTGSSIGLFIYAALQRLLIEFYGLDGCLLIVGALALNILACGSLMRPLQSSDCTLPEKIALENVPGSYSIYNEKEKNLEENINILEKTYRGEETCKSTLASGDWKPESLLHKNPTTMAHTKETETYKKKVAERTYFCKQLAKRKWQLYKNYCEETVALFKNKVFSALFIAIFLFDIGGFPPSLLMEDVARSSNVKEEEFPMPLISIIGIMTAVGKLILGILADFKWINTLYLYVATLIIMSLALCAIPFAKSYVTLALLSGILGFLTGNWSIFPYVTTKTVGTEKLAHAYGILMFFAGLGNSLGPPIVGWFYDWTHAYDIAFYFSGFCVLLGGFILLLAALPSWDTCNKQLPKPAPTTFLYKVASNSSDV, from the exons ATGGAATTTAAGAAGCCACCTGACGGTGGCTGGGGCTGGGTGATTGTACTGGCCTCCCTCTTTACTCAGTTTTTGTGTTACGGATCTCCGCTAGCTGTTGGCGTCTTGTACGTAGAATGGCTGGACGCCTTTGGTGAAGGGAAGGGGAAAACAGCCTGGGTCGGATCCCTTGCAAGTGGAGTTGGCTTGCTTGCAA GTCTCGGATGTGGTTTACTATACACTGCAACAGTGACCATTACATGCCAGTATTTCGACAGCCGCCGAGGCCTTGCACTTGGCCTGATTTCAACAG GTTCAAGCATTGGACTTTTTATATACGCTGCTCTGCAGAGACTGCTGATTGAGTTCTATGGACTGGATGGATGCCTGCTGATTGTAGGTGCTTTAGCTTTAAATATATTAGCCTGTGGCAGTCTGATGAGACCCCTTCAGTCCTCTGATTGCACTTTGCCTGAAAAAATAGCTCTGGAAAATGTACCAGGTAGTTACTCGatttacaatgaaaaagaaaagaacctggaagaaaacataaacattcttgaaaagacCTACCGTGGTGAGGAAACATGTAAGAGCACTTTAGCCAGTGGTGACTGGAAACCAGAGAGTCTACTTcataaaaacccaacaacaatGGCACACACAAAAGAGACTGAAACGTACAAAAAGAAAGTTGCAGAACGGACATATTTTTGCAAACAGCTTGCCAAGAGGAAATGGCAGTTATATAAAAACTACTGTGAAGAAACTGtggctctttttaaaaacaaagtgttttCAGCGCTCTTCATTGCcatctttctttttgacatcggAGGGTTTCCACCTTCATTACTTATGGAAGATGTAGCAAGAAGTTCAAATGTGAAAGAAGAAGAGTTTCCTATGCCACTTATTTCCATTATTGGCATTATGACAGCAGTTGGTAAACTCATTTTAGGGATACTGGCTGACTTCAAGTGGATTAATACCTTATATCTTTACGTAGCTACCTTAATAATTATGAGCCTGGCCTTGTGTGCAATTCCATTTGCCAAAAGCTATGTCACGTTGGCACTACTTTCTGGGATCCTGGGGTTTCTTACTGGTAATTGGTCCATCTTTCCTTATGTGACCACGAAGACTGTGGGAACTGAAAAATTAGCCCATGCCTACGGGATATTAATGTTCTTTGCTGGACTTGGAAATAGCCTTGGACCACCAATTGTTG GTTGGTTTTATGACTGGACCCACGCCTATgacattgcattttattttagtgGCTTCTGCGTCCTGCTGGGAGGTTTTATTCTGCTGCTGGCagccttgccttcctgggatacgTGTAACAAGCAACTCCCCAAGCCAGCTCCAACAACCTTTTTGTACAAAGTTGCCTCTAATTCCTCTGATGTTTAG
- the SLC16A9 gene encoding monocarboxylate transporter 9 isoform X1, which produces MEFKKPPDGGWGWVIVLASLFTQFLCYGSPLAVGVLYVEWLDAFGEGKGKTAWVGSLASGVGLLASPVCSLCVSSFGARAVTIFSGFMVAGGLMLSSFAPNIYFLFFSYGIVVGLGCGLLYTATVTITCQYFDSRRGLALGLISTGSSIGLFIYAALQRLLIEFYGLDGCLLIVGALALNILACGSLMRPLQSSDCTLPEKIALENVPGSYSIYNEKEKNLEENINILEKTYRGEETCKSTLASGDWKPESLLHKNPTTMAHTKETETYKKKVAERTYFCKQLAKRKWQLYKNYCEETVALFKNKVFSALFIAIFLFDIGGFPPSLLMEDVARSSNVKEEEFPMPLISIIGIMTAVGKLILGILADFKWINTLYLYVATLIIMSLALCAIPFAKSYVTLALLSGILGFLTGNWSIFPYVTTKTVGTEKLAHAYGILMFFAGLGNSLGPPIVGWFYDWTHAYDIAFYFSGFCVLLGGFILLLAALPSWDTCNKQLPKPAPTTFLYKVASNSSDV; this is translated from the exons ATGGAATTTAAGAAGCCACCTGACGGTGGCTGGGGCTGGGTGATTGTACTGGCCTCCCTCTTTACTCAGTTTTTGTGTTACGGATCTCCGCTAGCTGTTGGCGTCTTGTACGTAGAATGGCTGGACGCCTTTGGTGAAGGGAAGGGGAAAACAGCCTGGGTCGGATCCCTTGCAAGTGGAGTTGGCTTGCTTGCAA GTCCCGTGTGCAGCCTGTGTGTCTCATCTTTTGGAGCAAGAGCCGTGACAATCTTCAGTGGCTTCATGGTGGCAGGAGGCCTCATGTTGAGCAGTTTTGCCCCCAatatctactttctgtttttttcctatgGCATTGTTGTAG GTCTCGGATGTGGTTTACTATACACTGCAACAGTGACCATTACATGCCAGTATTTCGACAGCCGCCGAGGCCTTGCACTTGGCCTGATTTCAACAG GTTCAAGCATTGGACTTTTTATATACGCTGCTCTGCAGAGACTGCTGATTGAGTTCTATGGACTGGATGGATGCCTGCTGATTGTAGGTGCTTTAGCTTTAAATATATTAGCCTGTGGCAGTCTGATGAGACCCCTTCAGTCCTCTGATTGCACTTTGCCTGAAAAAATAGCTCTGGAAAATGTACCAGGTAGTTACTCGatttacaatgaaaaagaaaagaacctggaagaaaacataaacattcttgaaaagacCTACCGTGGTGAGGAAACATGTAAGAGCACTTTAGCCAGTGGTGACTGGAAACCAGAGAGTCTACTTcataaaaacccaacaacaatGGCACACACAAAAGAGACTGAAACGTACAAAAAGAAAGTTGCAGAACGGACATATTTTTGCAAACAGCTTGCCAAGAGGAAATGGCAGTTATATAAAAACTACTGTGAAGAAACTGtggctctttttaaaaacaaagtgttttCAGCGCTCTTCATTGCcatctttctttttgacatcggAGGGTTTCCACCTTCATTACTTATGGAAGATGTAGCAAGAAGTTCAAATGTGAAAGAAGAAGAGTTTCCTATGCCACTTATTTCCATTATTGGCATTATGACAGCAGTTGGTAAACTCATTTTAGGGATACTGGCTGACTTCAAGTGGATTAATACCTTATATCTTTACGTAGCTACCTTAATAATTATGAGCCTGGCCTTGTGTGCAATTCCATTTGCCAAAAGCTATGTCACGTTGGCACTACTTTCTGGGATCCTGGGGTTTCTTACTGGTAATTGGTCCATCTTTCCTTATGTGACCACGAAGACTGTGGGAACTGAAAAATTAGCCCATGCCTACGGGATATTAATGTTCTTTGCTGGACTTGGAAATAGCCTTGGACCACCAATTGTTG GTTGGTTTTATGACTGGACCCACGCCTATgacattgcattttattttagtgGCTTCTGCGTCCTGCTGGGAGGTTTTATTCTGCTGCTGGCagccttgccttcctgggatacgTGTAACAAGCAACTCCCCAAGCCAGCTCCAACAACCTTTTTGTACAAAGTTGCCTCTAATTCCTCTGATGTTTAG